The genomic segment CGCTCACGATCTTTCCTGCATCGGCTCACGCCGATCCCCGAACCCCATCACGTCGAATCCTGGAAAATCTCACCTCATATCCTGTAAAATTTCACCTCATCGGTCGCAATCCCTTGCTGGGCAAGGCCTCCCGATGGCGTTAACGTTTTTAACGAAGGTTCAAGGGTGTTTACTTCTAATACTCTCAAGACGCCCCCGACGAGTTTTCCACAGAACCCCCATTTCGCCTCCAGACATGTCCCGAGAACCACAGCGCTCGGCATGTGAAACAATTACCGTTATTCGGGTCCCATCCAATAATCTTTTAAAAACAGAGGCTTGAGTCACATTCTTCGCTTTGTTTCACGGATTTCCAACAGTTGTGTGAGCAAAATCGATCGACATCCCCCTGAATGCCTCTGTGAGTAGCAAAAGTACAACAAGCACATCAAAGTCGTATCAAACAGAACGTATTTCGTTATGATTGGTACGCTTCAGCTTTTCGCAACGACCATGACCCTCGACGAAATCCGGCAATCCATTCGCGAAGAGCTCGATGCGCTGCGCGCGTCCGGCGCCCGCCGGCAAGACTTGTCGCTGCATGCGTGCAAACGGCTGTTCTTCGACCTTGGCATCCGGCCGTCTGCGGCGAACGTCCGCGATTTGACCCAGACCGGTAGCGCAAGCGATATCCCGAAAGACATCGATCATTTTTGGGAGCGAATCCGGGCTGCATCGAAAGTCCGGCTCGAAGGAGCCGCTTTACCGAAACCGCTCGAGGAAAAGGCCGGCGCGCTACTGGGCGCGCTATATGAAGAGGCGCTGAAACAGGCGCGTGAGAGCCTCGATGCCGAACGGCAGCAAGCGAGCGGCGAAGTGGCCGCTGCCGAACAGAAATATCGCGATGCGCTGATTCGCCAGGAAGCGCTCGAGGCCACGCTCGCCCGAAGCGACGCGCGCGCCGAGCAACTGCAGAATCGTCTGACTGATGCCGAGGTGCAATTGGCGTCCGCGTCGACGCAAGGTCTCGCGCATCAGGATTCGCTGCAGGGCCTGATTCGCCGGATGGAAAACGAAAATGCACTGCTGAATCAAAGACTTGAAACCGAGCAGAGCCAAAACGCGGCGCTGCGTGAGCGGATCGACGCGCTGCACGCGGAACTGCGCGAGAACACCGAGCACTATGCGCAGCAGATCAAGGACGCGATCGCGGAAGCCGAGCGGCGCGTGAAGCCGATGCTCGTCGAGCTCGATTCGCTGCGCAGCATGGCTTCGACGTATCAGCAGGGGTTGCGCGACGTCAATCGCAAGGAGTTCGATTTCCTGCAGCAACTGAGTGCGGCGAAGGCGCGTGCGGATCGGCTCGACGCGCAGTTGCGCGAACAAGGCGACGAATTGACCGCCGCGGTCAACGAAGTTCAGATATTGCGGGCCAGCCAGGGCATGACACCCGAGATCGCCACGCTGATCCGGCGTCTGGCGGACGCGGGCAATCTCGATGCGGCTGCGTTCGACGTGATCGGCACGTCGCTCGATCAGCATGTGGCGCTGCCGGCGCG from the Burkholderia humptydooensis genome contains:
- a CDS encoding DNA-binding protein, with the translated sequence MTLDEIRQSIREELDALRASGARRQDLSLHACKRLFFDLGIRPSAANVRDLTQTGSASDIPKDIDHFWERIRAASKVRLEGAALPKPLEEKAGALLGALYEEALKQARESLDAERQQASGEVAAAEQKYRDALIRQEALEATLARSDARAEQLQNRLTDAEVQLASASTQGLAHQDSLQGLIRRMENENALLNQRLETEQSQNAALRERIDALHAELRENTEHYAQQIKDAIAEAERRVKPMLVELDSLRSMASTYQQGLRDVNRKEFDFLQQLSAAKARADRLDAQLREQGDELTAAVNEVQILRASQGMTPEIATLIRRLADAGNLDAAAFDVIGTSLDQHVALPARCPKCGDGEPELSHDAHGYELLCPECEHTSGVRPSRFAAAACFTRTA